The region CGCATATTTAAGAATCTTTTAATGTTGGGACCTCAAAAAATATGCAATATGCAAGTAAATCGGTTTATAAAAGAGAGACGTAAAAGAGAAAATTCATAACATGATAAATGTGAAACTACTCAATGAATTTGATCTTCAGCATACAGATGTTCAACAGTCTCCCTCACTTAGCAGGTGTAAACAAAATCCAGAGAATTAATGTTACCAATGAAAAATCAAGATAGATCCAAACGCAACAAAGATCCAAACGCGAATCactaaaaagattaaaaaaattcagGGTAATGGGAATCTTGAAAACAATGAAAAACTTCCTAACAAAACTGATGAAAAtcaacctctctctctctctatccccCCCTATATTATCCTAACTGATCGCGCTCATATACTACTCTGCAGAGGTTGAGTCTCGAGCGATAGGTTTTCAGTCAGCGAAACAAGAGATGAAGTATCTTCTGACTGATTGTTCTTGGCAGACTCTCCAGAGTGCTTCTGTACATTAGATATCAGTTAGAAGTAAAACATTTGCATCAACATCAATAAGCTTAAGCATGTGTATATCACAAAAGCTCACCTCATAATCATTGTTTCTAAAGCCATTGGTTTGAGAAACAGGTACACCACTCCTCTTTGCTTTCAGCGCCTTTTCACGATTTTCGTAAAAGTTGAAGTCATCGAGCACGCAAGTTTTAGCAGAGTAATTCTTAAAAATGCTTAGAATTTCTAAGCCCTGTTTCAGTTCAACCTGCAAGAAACAGGTAGAGTTAAACAGGATTAACCAAAATACAAGCTTGTAATGATGAATTGAAATCCGGGAAAAGGAAATATAACCTCTTGAGTGTCCCTGCTATAAGTAACGGCCTTGTTATCATTGTTTTCAAGGATAATGTGTCGCAATTGAGTGTTGGGGACATCTTTTATGATGTGCCACTTCAATGGGAAGAAGCCATTCCATTTGTCGAGCTGCCAAAAGTCCATATTTTTGCTAAAATCAACATGGCCAATCATCTCAGCAACACCGACAAACTGCCCACTTCCATTCACCTGAAGCACACAACACAAATCTTGTGACTCACAATTACCAGATacaagaaaaaattaaatacagaACACAAAAAACATGGTTATAAGAAGATAAATAAGGTATATGACCAATAATAATAACATGACTATAagaagataaaatgatatgtgtGGCCAATAATAACAGCaactactaacttcttgtactAGGTCAAATAAAGGAGCACAAGCTCACCGAAAAAAATAGGAACACTGGACATTTTTTGCCTGCCTCTGTCGTTTTAGCATCAGCTTCACGGAAAGCAGCATCTAACTTCTTATTGCCATTTGGAGTACTTGACCAGACATCATATTTGATGCATTTGTGAATATCATCTTCGCTATATGACTTGATCACAAAGAACTTTGCACTATCATACACTGCCTCAAACTCTTGTAAGTTGTATTTATCTCTATCAATTGCGAAACCCAGTTGTTCGACATCAGCTGGCAACTTAGAGGAATTCTTATTGTCAGCCCTAGGGCCACGAGTTAGTTCACTCGCAGCTTTGACTTCTCCACTTCTGCCAAAATTTTCGCTTGACCTGGATCTGTAGTTGTTCCATAAACCAGCATTCGACTGGTAATTCACCTGACCATATTGCGGAAAAGGACGAGGGTTCCGGCTACTAAATGAAGAGAAGTTTCCAGAAGGCTGAATTCCTCTCATGAGGCCAGATGACTGGAAACCAGCACCAAACTGCAAGAAAATAAAAACCAGGATAAGAACAAACATGACAGCAATGATATAAAGCACAACAGAAGCCAGAAGCCAGAAGCCAGaatacaaaatcaaataatgtttGCACAATTCAATGGACCAAATAATACTATGCCAAATGAGTTTTTAATAACAAAGTGAACTTGGGAACAAAATTGCAATTATGAGATtccaaacaaaaaatatcatacaGTAGTTTCATCCATTTCTCCTCTCCATGTTAAAATGTGATAGTCAATCATCGAAACAAGCAGCTGGGTTTGAAATACATTGATCCTAAGACAACAATACCTTGTTCAATGGATGAAGAGACTGATTCAGATAGACAGAACTCGAAGAATTTGGCCGTTGTGTTTTGTAATTATAAGGTAAAGCTGTAGATTTACTTGAGAGGTTGCTACGAGTTTTGGCAACATTAAAGCCATTTGACCTCCCAGAGCCACTAGTGCCTGCAGATTTTACAGAGCCACTTTTATTGCTGGACGAACCATTCCCAACATAGGCTGAATCATATGTATAGCATGGAAACACCTCTGACCCATATGAGCAGGGATATTCAGATGATGTGTATGCTTGTTTTCCATcaacacccacaaaaccagTTGAATATGGACCATAGCCAGGAACGTAATATAGGAGTGAAGCATTATCCTGTTGAATTCCCTGGTAAGTCGAATCATCATACAAGGAGTAATATTcaagaaaaatatatattgaagTACAAACAGAAAAACAGGAATTTACAAAATCAAGAAAGCACACCACAAAGAGCATACCGCATAAGAACCACCAGGAGTGTTAGGAAAACCTTTGTCATCAGGCTGGGTAAAGTTCCCATTGTATCCTGTAGAATATAAGGAAAATAATGGATcgaaaaaatatctaaaatctTCAATTATAAGGAAAAAACATCCATCCAACCATTACAGTACCCCAGTCCCCAAATGCTCGCCCCATTCAGATGGCCAAGAAACAATTGTGTTGTTAAGGTTTACAAATATTGCAGTAAGTTCTAGCTAGTAGCTACAGACAGAAACAAGCAATCACATATGGCAACCAAATTATAGAATTAAACCTCATAAAGTGGCACTGGCACCTCTACAAATCAAACACTGACAAGTTAATGTCTTTACCATATAATATGATAAACTAAACATTTTCATAGCCtaatataatactattattattctcCAGAACTCCTGCACTACAGTATTTCTATTATACTATAAAGAAAGCAATCATTTATTTCGGTTGGAAATGTCAATACTATGGGTTATACAATTATGAAATAAGATATAAACTGTTCTAAATTCCTGATGGAGATGAAAACCTTACCCGgataataataatcataacaGCTGGTAGGTGGATAATAGGGACCCTGGTCCGAACTTACAGATTGATCAGTTGCACTTTTTCCAGGTACAACATTGCCCCCAGCAGATACGGACGACCCAGGCTCGGATGGAAATCCATCTTTCACCTGAAAACAGGAGACCTCAGGTTACGAAACATAATAGTATTGTGTTCTCAATATGGGAAACATGTAGaatacaatttttttactttctGATTCAATTGATGCCATTATCATAGAATCATATATTGCAAAACAATATGCACGCATCTCAATTATTACGAGtgcaagaaagaaaaagaatatgatGAAGTTGTTTTGCACAGTTAATAAATTCATGTCCAATCCCCTTGAAAATTTATTTGTGAAGAACCATAATCATTGTATTGCTGTGTTGCTGTAATACTGTCAGAAAACTTTTAAAGTATAAGTATATTTTGAGAGCTGAAATAATCAACTGAAGGAACAAATAAAGGAAGAAATATGATGAGAAGATGAATATGATTGAAATGTCTAACAAGAGGAACTCCAAAGCAATCATGACTATTGAAAACACCACTCCAGTGACGAAGGTGCACCTGCTTCTACTCTAGGGAAGGTAACAAGTAACAAAGGAGCTCAGAAGGGTTTAACATTACTTCTTTTAAACAAGGGATGAAGAGCACATATACATGAAGAGATTTATATAGGAGAAGAAAATGCTGTACATGAGTACTATATGTAACATGAATATCAGGAAGTATATCATATGACAACAAAGCATGTCTTAAAACAATAAGACAGCATGTCTTAAAACAATAAGACAAGCTAGTTCCAGAACGAAATAAACCAAAGTCAACCAACTCTTACCATATCTTTATCAGGAATATTGATTGACGATTCAGACTTCGCAGCAGGAGCGTTTAGCTGATCTGTGTGCAAGAAAATGTAATCAGATAGAACCTTTAATAGTTTAATACAAGCTATACCTGAATTAGATCACACAAGTCCATAGCAGCCCAAATCAGATTTACAAGACTAAAACGTTCAAGGAAATACCAATATTGCAGGGAAGAAGTGTCAATCAGTTTTCTTCATGCATATGGCATCATATCAAGTAAACAGTTTTCGAGTGATTAGTTGAGAACATTGCACCAATGCTATGGTGAGACTTTGCACACATACTGACAAAACTCCGCCATGGGCACCACAATGGTATGTCTTAATAACTACACAATAGAAGTCATACTACATTCCTACAGCTAACATTGACCAAAGAACCAAAAGGACATACatgtttctgttttttttccTCCGGCCATATTAAACTCCAATATTATCTCGTTGACGGTTGACCTGCAACaaacaacaattttttttaaaaggtaAGTGGCCAGCACATACTTATTTTGCAAGGTGAGAAAAATTGCATAAGCATTGTGCAAGATCAGGAGTCAGTCACGTTTTATATAATCACTTCAGTTTACCTTTCCTGTAGCCAAAACATTAAGTTCTGTGAAAAATCAGAACATTTGGTGAATAATGAAacataatcaaaattaaaaaaaggcaACCCCCATACCCCTAGCAAAAGGGAGATGCTATTCTTCTCTCATAAGAAAGACGCTCAAGATTCTTGTGTCTTTAGAAATTCCGAGATATTAATGTATATGGAAAAATACAGTCAACTTTTACTAAccaaaagaataataataataataataataataataataataataataataataataataataataataataataataacaataaaataaaaatagagaaGGGAGAAAGGACTTCTACGTGGCTCATGTATAaacaagaaaatgatattttcaactATTTTGGGGGGAATGGGGAAGCACACCCATAAGAAATGGGATATTCACGGGAACTCCTGAATTTTTTTTGACTTGGTTGAAGAGACAACAAATCGAAGAGACAGTTTTAACTTCTGATAGCAACAAGTAGAGAAAGCCATTCCCTCTTACGTATACTCACAAATTCATAAGAGCCAAACAAAAGGCATAAATCCTAATAACCAAAGATTAATAGTGGCCTCAATTCATAACATGTCGAGAtagaaatagtagtattaaacagCGCATACACAGAGAGAATATATATCTATTCTGCAGGAGCAGGAGAATAGATTCCATAACACATTGCAGTATTCCAGAAAATTAGCACTTTTTGAGCCAAACCGAGATACATCAATCTCAATAAGCGGCAAAATTCATAGATTTGAAGAAGAATGAATCGATGAAGCGTGACTGAGATTTGGAAGCTAAAACCCAAAAGCGAAAGATGAACGCAAAAATTCAAATAACTTCAGCTTCATTTCTGAAATTTATCATTTTCGGTATGCATGAAGCAAGATTACCCTCTACAGTGTAAATGCACAGAAGCTTAACACGATTAATTCATGAAACTTGAAAAGCAGAAAGCAACTCGAGATCCATTCCGCCTTCAAAATCTTGAAAACAAAGATGCTTGGAAATTGGAGGGCAGGCCCAAAATCGGCACCAAACAAAGAAAAGGATAGCAAAGAAGGGCGAGCAAAAGGATAAAAACATACCTATTATTGAGTTTGAAATTCGTTCCAGCCACAAAATGGGGAAACCGCCGTCAAATATACGAATCAGCGAAACGGTTTTTCCCAGTTGAGAGTAGAGAGGCTGCGGGAAAATgaagagaggaggaggaggcgaaGGTAGTGAGGGGAATGTAACTAAACCCTTGAATGATCCGACGGCTCTCTTGATTGCATAGAGGAGTAATACGAGCCGTTGGATCGAGAGATtccatttaaatttaaaaataatgctGCATAGGAGGATTAAAATGGATATTTCGTATTTGGTTTTTTCATCTTAATAAGAGAACAAGTTGTTTTCCAATTCTCCAATCACTCAACCATCATTGATTCGTGCTTAAAACTCAGATATTTTCTGGTGGTCAAAATTACAAATGGTCGTTTTCAATAATTTAGTTATTTCAGTACTCAATTTAAAACTTTGAATGATGCAAACCACTAGCGGATCGACGGGTGCTCGCTCCTCGTTCGGAGAGCCTAAACTTTCTCTTGAATCGAGCTGAAAATAGCATATCCATCATCTCCGTAGAATGTAGAAATCTATTTGTTTtcaataaatgtcatataaaatgaaatagtgATTTACCTTTGAATTTTTAACTAAGATGTCTAGGGTTCCCTcaacaaaaacatattttttccattctttacttttttctatttaccaattcatatttcttcttattatcaaaataatacctttaaatactttatgaaatctaaatttttactaatttgcatatattatgttgttatatttattatttagttaaaattatttttaattttgcgttaagtacttataatttgtgatccatgcatcttattctctatgtaacaaaataaatattttaaatatttttgaaatttaaatatttcctactctatatatatcacttttgtatataatatttacgatgattttgaatgtatataatatttacaatagttttatattttaaatgaataaaatatatttgcAAGATaatgcatgtttatattttactattaaCGAAGCCAGTgttacttaaatattaatataatattatttattttattattaaaaataatattaaattaaatatttaatatttaaatattaaatttattaatatttaaaatattaaatttattaatatttaaaatattaaattttgacCCTGCCATTTTCGAGGTCTGGATCCGCCACTAATATAAATGCAACCATTATTAGACGTacactataaaataaaatgaataattcaTACGTGTGTTCTTCGTAGAAGGGCTACACAATTAGATGGCATCTACTATTGCACAAGATTAATAGATGGAAACTAACATCGAGTCAAGGAGAAGCTGAATATAGCTTGAACAATGTTAAAAATGTCCTAAATCAATATATTTCGTTATATTTCCATTCAGTTGATAATATTTCCATTCACTTTTACCTCAAATCTATACTACTTAAAACTCAAATTTATACTGCTTAAAAGTGGCAGTTGGATGGAAAGAtatttatacttttttttagGAAAATGAGAAGTTGACCGTgtaattctttattttctctatttattCTGCATCtcctaaaataaaattcaatattGGACCAAATGATTGTCCAACACAATGACAAACAGTAGCTTCTCAAACAAGATTGAAACCTCTGTAAATAAccttataagagcatctccaatggcggacgtct is a window of Salvia splendens isolate huo1 chromosome 3, SspV2, whole genome shotgun sequence DNA encoding:
- the LOC121795341 gene encoding YTH domain-containing protein ECT1-like isoform X1, producing the protein MAGGKKTETYQLNAPAAKSESSINIPDKDMVKDGFPSEPGSSVSAGGNVVPGKSATDQSVSSDQGPYYPPTSCYDYYYPGYNGNFTQPDDKGFPNTPGGSYAGIQQDNASLLYYVPGYGPYSTGFVGVDGKQAYTSSEYPCSYGSEVFPCYTYDSAYVGNGSSSNKSGSVKSAGTSGSGRSNGFNVAKTRSNLSSKSTALPYNYKTQRPNSSSSVYLNQSLHPLNKFGAGFQSSGLMRGIQPSGNFSSFSSRNPRPFPQYGQVNYQSNAGLWNNYRSRSSENFGRSGEVKAASELTRGPRADNKNSSKLPADVEQLGFAIDRDKYNLQEFEAVYDSAKFFVIKSYSEDDIHKCIKYDVWSSTPNGNKKLDAAFREADAKTTEAGKKCPVFLFFSVNGSGQFVGVAEMIGHVDFSKNMDFWQLDKWNGFFPLKWHIIKDVPNTQLRHIILENNDNKAVTYSRDTQEVELKQGLEILSIFKNYSAKTCVLDDFNFYENREKALKAKRSGVPVSQTNGFRNNDYEKHSGESAKNNQSEDTSSLVSLTENLSLETQPLQSSI
- the LOC121795341 gene encoding YTH domain-containing protein ECT1-like isoform X2, coding for MAGGKKTETYQLNAPAAKSESSINIPDKDMVKDGFPSEPGSSVSAGGNVVPGKSATDQSVSSDQGPYYPPTSCYDYYYPGYNGNFTQPDDKGFPNTPGGSYADNASLLYYVPGYGPYSTGFVGVDGKQAYTSSEYPCSYGSEVFPCYTYDSAYVGNGSSSNKSGSVKSAGTSGSGRSNGFNVAKTRSNLSSKSTALPYNYKTQRPNSSSSVYLNQSLHPLNKFGAGFQSSGLMRGIQPSGNFSSFSSRNPRPFPQYGQVNYQSNAGLWNNYRSRSSENFGRSGEVKAASELTRGPRADNKNSSKLPADVEQLGFAIDRDKYNLQEFEAVYDSAKFFVIKSYSEDDIHKCIKYDVWSSTPNGNKKLDAAFREADAKTTEAGKKCPVFLFFSVNGSGQFVGVAEMIGHVDFSKNMDFWQLDKWNGFFPLKWHIIKDVPNTQLRHIILENNDNKAVTYSRDTQEVELKQGLEILSIFKNYSAKTCVLDDFNFYENREKALKAKRSGVPVSQTNGFRNNDYEKHSGESAKNNQSEDTSSLVSLTENLSLETQPLQSSI